Proteins co-encoded in one Brassica oleracea var. oleracea cultivar TO1000 chromosome C4, BOL, whole genome shotgun sequence genomic window:
- the LOC106340777 gene encoding uncharacterized protein LOC106340777, with amino-acid sequence MSLYHSLCFLLLLSLCHGSHSARPRRTPHLDGLLPNGNFEHTPLKSNMKGRQIIGRNSLPHWQISGHVELVSGGPQPGGFYFPVPRGVHAVRLGSLASISQYVRVKRGLVYSLTFGATRSCAQDENIKVSVPGQANELPIQTVFSSDGGDTYAWAFRAMSDVVKVTFHYPGVQEDRTCGPLVDVVAIKEILPLLYNRGNLVKNGGFEIGPHAFANYSTGILIPARIQDIISPLPGWIIESLKPVKYIDKRHFKVPFGLSAVELVAGRESAIAQIIRTVAGKAYMLSFTVGDAQNGCHGSMMVEAFVGKEPFKLPLVSEGKGAYKTGHFRFVADSNRTRLTFYSAFYHTKLHDFGHLCGPVLDSVIVLPAH; translated from the exons ATGTCTCTTTATCACTCTCTTTGCTTTCTTCTCCTCCTCTCTCTATGCCATGGCTCGCACAGCGCCCGACCACGTCGAACTCCTCATCTCGATG GGCTTCTTCCAAATGGCAACTTTGAGCACACCCCTCTAAAATCAAACATGAAGGGTCGACAAATAATCGGCAGAAACTCTCTCCCTCACTGGCAAATCTCCGGTCACGTTGAGTTAGTCTCTGGTGGGCCTCAGCCCGGAGGATTCTATTTTCCCGTCCCACGTGGGGTTCATGCGGTTAGACTGGGAAGCTTAGCCTCCATCTCTCAATACGTGAGAGTGAAGCGTGGCTTGGTCTACTCTCTAACGTTCGGAGCCACGAGGAGTTGTGCTCAGGATGAGAACATCAAAGTCTCTGTGCCCGGTCAGGCCAATGAGCTTCCCATCCAGACAGTCTTTAGCTCTGACGGTGGTGACACTTATGCTTGGGCTTTTAGGGCAATGTCCGATGTAGTTAAAGTCACTTTCCATTACCCTGGTGTTCAAGAAGACCGTACGTGTGGACCCCTCGTCGATGTTGTTGCTATAAAAGAGATTCTTCCTCTTCTGTATAACAGAG GAAACTTGGTGAAAAACGGAGGGTTTGAGATTGGCCCTCACGCTTTTGCTAACTACTCTACCGGAATCTTGATTCCGGCAAGGATCCAAGACATCATCTCTCCACTTCCAGGATGGATCATCGAGTCCCTCAAACCGGTGAAGTATATCGATAAACGTCATTTCAAGGTTCCCTTTGGCCTTTCAGCCGTCGAGCTAGTTGCTGGAAGAGAAAGTGCAATCGCTCAGATCATACGTACCGTCGCCGGAAAGGCATATATGCTCTCTTTCACGGTGGGAGACGCTCAAAACGGCTGCCACGGGTCGATGATGGTGGAGGCGTTTGTGGGAAAAGAACCGTTTAAGCTTCCTTTAGTATCGGAAGGCAAGGGAGCTTATAAAACCGGACATTTTAGGTTTGTTGCCGATTCAAACCGTACTAGGTTGACTTTCTACAGTGCGTTTTATCATACTAAGCTTCATGACTTTGGCCATCTTTGTGGACCTGTTCTTGATAGTGTTATTGTACTCCCGGCTCATTAA
- the LOC106337342 gene encoding uncharacterized protein LOC106337342 has protein sequence MDSGNGHQEPFRTRSFSRESSLASSLSLSRSLPLFISTNDVDDSESVSEAGDIGDRSLRRRHSIGRSNRLFSSEDLLEQGVTDDTSRQEHDLSVVKPLPEHMTTSPLPTKSLLSPETNKPVKKEGPVLPKSLEYISCLIHLAVFGILGAITRYLLQKLFGPSVARVTSDGSILYLDLPSNMVGSFLMGWFGVVFKADITRVSEFLAIGLSTGYLGSLTTFSGWNQKMLDLSADGKWLYAVLGFLLGLFLASYSIILGVETAKGFRWLLQRRASSSSKERNSCLLEVNTFKSHIVSMTLMVLLLVALLAVSATQLVKEFDKGTSEAQLWLGCLVAAPGVWLRWFLARLNGRGLGKDGQYLRWVPFGTVIANVAAASAMAALATLKKSVDTTTCNTVASGIQFGLLGCLSTVSTLMAEFNAMRESDYPWRAYAYASFTIAVSFAIGTVIYSVPVWAVGFN, from the exons ATGGATTCTGGTAATGGCCATCAAGAACCGTTTCGAACCAGGTCTTTTAGTCGGGAGAGTAGTTTAGCCTCTTCTTTGAGCTTATCACGCAGCTTGCCTCTATTCATTAGTACCAATGATGTGGATGATAGTGAGAGTGTCTCAGAGGCTGGGGATATTGGGGACCGCTCGCTCCGGAGAAGGCATAGTATTGGTAGAAGCAACCGTTTGTTTTCTTCTGAGGATTTGCTAGAACAAGGGGTGACTGATGATACTTCTCGTCAAGAACATGACCTTTCTGTAGTCAAACCTTTGCCTGAGCACATGACAACATCTCCTTTACCTACCAAATCACTCTTGTCACCTGAGACAAACAAACCG GTAAAGAAGGAAGGGCCTGTGCTACCAAAGTCCTTGGAATACATATCTTGCCTGATTCATTTGGCTGTTTTTGGGATTCTTGGAGCTATTACGAGATACTTGCTGCAGAAACTGTTTGGACCAAGTGTTGCTCGAGTAACCAGCGATGGGAGCATCTTGTACCTTGATCTTCCCTCCAACATGGTAGGATCATTCTTGATGGGTTGGTTCGGCGTCGTGTTCAAAGCAGACATAACCAGAGTTTCTGAGTTTTTAGCGATAGGATTATCGACTGGTTATTTGGGAAGCCTCACAACGTTCAGTGGCTGGAACCAGAAGATGCTGGATCTTAGTGCTGATGGCAAATGGCTATACGCTGTGCTTGGCTTCCTGTTAG GATTGTTTCTTGCGTCATACTCCATCATTCTTGGGGTAGAAACAGCCAAAGGTTTCAGATGGCTTCTTCAGAGAAGAGCTTCTTCTTCTTCTAAGGAAAGAAACTCTTGTCTTCTTGAAGTTAACACGTTTAAGAGCCATATTGTGTCTATGACCTTAATGGTTTTGTTGCTTGTGGCTTTACTCGCTGTGAGTGCCACTCAGCTTGTGAAAGAGTTTGACAAAGGAACAAGCGAGGCTCAGTTATGGTTAGGTTGCTTAGTTGCAGCGCCTGGTGTGTGGCTCAGATGGTTTCTTGCTCGGCTCAATGGACGTGGACTGGGGAAAGATGGACAGTACTTGAGGTGGGTCCCGTTTGGAACTGTTATTGCGAATGTAGCTGCGGCTTCCGCCATGGCAGCGTTGGCCACGTTGAAAAAATCG GTGGACACTACAACATGTAACACGGTTGCTTCTGGCATTCAGTTTGGTCTGTTGGGATGTCTAAGCACAGTTTCCACCTTAATGGCTGAGTTCAATGCCATGAGAGAGAGTGATTATCCATGGAGAGCCTATGCGTATGCATCTTTCACTATAGCGGTTTCTTTTGCAATTGGAACTGTTATATACTCTGTCCCTGTTTGGGCTGTAGGATTCAATTAG
- the LOC106341804 gene encoding leucine-rich repeat receptor-like tyrosine-protein kinase PXC3 — translation MAFWFLSALLIVGFLSKSNLVEAQLSDEAALLAIHRELSVPGWSDNGTDYCNWVRLKCGGANNSFVEMLDLSGLHLKGNATLISDLTRLKHLDLSGNSFTGPVPASFGDLSELQFLDLSLNRFVGRIPVEFGSLRGLKSLNVSNNLLVGEIPDELMMLERLEEFQVSGNGLNGSIPQWIGNLSNLRVFTAYENELVGEIPKGLGLVSELELLNLHSNKLEGKIPKEVFEKGKLKVLVLTQNRFTGEIPEEVGICSDLSSVRIGNNELVGAIPRAIGNVSGLTYFEADNNSLSGEIVAEFSKCSNLTLLNLAANGFAGAIPAELGQLMNLQELILSGNSLFGEVPKSFLGLGNLNKLDLSNNRLNGTIPKELCSMPRLQYLVLDQNSIRGEIPHEIGNCVKLLELQLGRNYLTGTIPPEIGRLRSLQIALNLSFNHLHGSLPSELGRLDKLVSLDVSNNMLTGSIPQQLKGMMSLFEVNFSNNLLSGPVPVFVPFQKSPNSSFSGNKELCGSPLSSSCGYSIEHLRYNHRVSYRVVLAVIGSGVAVFVSVSVVVLLFMMREKQEKAAAKNIDVEENVEDEQPEIIAGNVFLENLKQGIDLDAVVKATMKETNKLSTGTFSSVYKAVMPSGMVLSVKKLKSMDRAITNHQNKMIRELERLSKLCHDHLVTPIGFVIYEDVALLLHQHLPNGNLAQLIHESAKKPEYQPDWPMRLSIAVGVAEGLAFLHHVAIIHLDVSSSNVLLDSGYKPVLGEIEISKLLDPSRGTASISSVAGSFGYIPPEYAYTMQVTAPGNVYSYGVVLLEILTSRAPVEEEFGEGVDLVKWVHGASGRGETPEQILDAKLSTVSFAWRREMLAALKVALLCTDITPAKRPKMKKVVEMLQEVKLSK, via the exons ATGGCGTTCTGGTTCTTGTCAGCTCTTCTGATTGTTGGGTTCTTATCAAAATCTAATCTTGTCGAAGCTCAGCTAAGCGATGAAGCCGCATTGTTAGCTATTCATAGAGAGCTTAGTGTTCCTGGATGGAGTGACAACGGCACAGACTATTGTAATTGGGTTAGGCTCAAGTGCGGTGGTGCCAACAACTCGTTCGTCGAAATGCTTGACCTCTCAGGGCTTCATCTCAAAGGTAACGCCACTCTAATCTCTGACCTTACGAGGTTAAAGCATCTAGATCTCTCCGGTAACAGCTTCACCGGACCAGTTCCTGCCTCCTTTGGCGACTTGTCTGAGCTTCAGTTTCTTGATTTGTCTTTAAACCGTTTTGTCGGAAGAATCCCAGTTGAGTTTGGTAGCCTTAGAGGTCTTAAGTCACTCAACGTCTCTAATAACTTGCTTGTGGGAGAGATACCTGATGAGCTTATGATGTTAGAGAGGCTAGAGGAGTTTCAAGTCTCTGGAAACGGCTTAAACGGTTCTATACCTCAATGGATAGGGAATTTGAGTAACCTTAGAGTGTTTACAGCTTATGAGAATGAGTTGGTTGGGGAGATACCTAAAGGGTTAGGTTTGGTTTCTGAGCTGGAGCTGTTGAATCTTCACTCAAACAAGCTTGAAGGGAAGATTCCAAAGGAGGTTTTTGAGAAAGGGAAGCTGAAAGTTTTGGTCTTGACACAGAATAGATTCACCGGTGAGATCCCCGAAGAGGTGGGAATCTGCAGTGACCTCTCCAGCGTTAGAATTGGGAACAACGAGCTTGTGGGAGCCATTCCGAGGGCTATTGGTAACGTTAGTGGACTTACTTACTTCGAAGCAGATAATAACAGTCTCTCAGGTGAGATTGTTGCAGAGTTCTCAAAGTGTTCTAACCTCACTCTGCTGAATCTAGCAGCTAATGGGTTTGCTGGAGCCATCCCAGCAGAGCTTGGTCAGCTCATGAATCTTCAAGAGCTGATTCTCTCTGGTAATAGTCTCTTTGGTGAAGTCCCTAAATCGTTTCTTGGGTTAGGAAACCTCAACAAGCTTGATTTGAGCAACAACAGACTCAACGGCACTATCCCTAAGGAGCTTTGCAGCATGCCTAGGCTTCAGTATCTGGTTCTTGATCAAAACTCCATAAGAGGAGAGATCCCACATGAGATTGGAAACTGTGTGAAGCTGCTTGAGCTTCAGCTGGGTCGAAACTACTTGACTGGAACCATTCCTCCTGAGATTGGTCGGTTGAGGAGTCTGCAGATAGCGCTTAACTTGAGTTTCAACCATCTTCATGGATCATTGCCTTCAGAGCTAGGAAGGCTTGACAAGCTTGTGTCATTGGATGTGTCCAACAATATGCTTACAGGCTCCATACCGCAACAGCTAAAAGGTATGATGAGTTTGTTTGAGGTTAATTTCTCAAACAACCTCTTGAGCGGACCAGTTCCAGTCTTTGTCCCCTTTCAAAAGTCTCCAAACTCGAGCTTTTCGGGGAACAAAGAGCTTTGTGGATCGCCGTTGAGCTCTTCCTGTGGATATTCTATTGAGCATTTGAGGTACAATCACAGAGTCTCCTACAGGGTTGTGCTTGCAGTGATTGGTTCAGGTGTTGCCGTCTTTGTCTCAGTCTCCGTGGTGGTTCTTCTCTTCATGATGAGGGAGAAACAAGAGAAAGCAGCGGCGAAAAACATCGATGTTGAAGAAAACGTCGAGGATGAGCAGCCGGAGATTATAGCTGGAAACGTCTTCCTTGAGAATCTCAAGCAAGGGATTGATCTTGATGCAGTTGTGAAAGCAACGATGAAGGAGACAAACAAACTCAGCACTGGAACTTTCAGTTCGGTTTATAAAGCCGTTATGCCTTCAGGGATGGTTCTCTCTGTGAAGAAGCTCAAGTCTATGGACAGAGCCATAACTAATCATCAAAACAAAATGATCAGAGAACTTGAAAGACTCAGCAAACTTTGCCATGACCATTTGGTTACACCGATTGGGTTTGTTATATATGAAGATGTTGCTCTCTTGTTGCATCAGCATTTGCCTAATGGTAACTTAGCTCAGCTGATTCATGAGTCTGCTAAGAAGCCAGAGTACCAACCTGACTGGCCGATGAGGCTGTCGATAGCCGTTGGAGTAGCTGAAGGCTTAGCGTTTCTTCACCATGTCGCTATTATTCACCTTGATGTTTCCTCTAGCAATGTGTTGCTAGACTCTGGTTACAAACCAGTGCTTGGGGAAATCGAAATATCGAAGCTTTTGGATCCGTCCAGAGGGACAGCGAGTATTAGCTCAGTTGCTGGCTCCTTTGGCTACATTCCTCCAG AGTATGCATACACAATGCAAGTGACTGCACCGGGGAATGTATACAGCTACGGAGTGGTGTTGCTAGAGATTCTAACCTCAAGAGCGCCGGTGGAGGAAGAGTTTGGTGAAGGAGTAGATTTGGTGAAATGGGTCCATGGAGCTTCAGGGAGAGGAGAGACACCGGAGCAGATACTTGATGCCAAGCTTAGCACCGTGTCGTTTGCTTGGAGGAGAGAGATGCTTGCAGCTCTGAAAGTTGCGTTGCTTTGCACAGACATCACACCTGCAAAAAGGCCAAAGATGAAGAAAGTAGTTGAAATGCTTCAAGAGGTTAAGCTAAGCAAATGA